One Setaria italica strain Yugu1 chromosome II, Setaria_italica_v2.0, whole genome shotgun sequence DNA segment encodes these proteins:
- the LOC101771408 gene encoding uncharacterized protein LOC101771408 isoform X1, translated as MSLAVAGARASLLPSPLAASSSRARLLALPPRHRRPHGSLASPPAAGRRRLRVRMARTETTGVAVGFRAPEFELPEPLTGKLWTLDDFEGNPALLVMFICNHCPFVKHLKKDIAKLTSFYMEKGLGAVAISSNSIRTHPQDGPERMAEEAKLFKYPFPYLYDESQEVAKAFGAVCTPEFYLFKKQDGRRPFELFYHGQFDDSRPSNNVPVTGRDLSRAIDCALSGQELPFVEKPSVGCSIKWHP; from the exons ATGTCCctggccgtcgccggcgcgcgggcctcactcctcccctcccccctcgcgGCCTCCTCGTCCCGCGCGCGGCTCCTCGCGCTcccgccccgccaccgccgcccgcacggctccctcgcctcgccgccggccgcgggcaGGCGCCGGCTCCGGGTGCGCATGGCCAGGACGGAGACcaccggcgtcgccgtcggcttCCGCGCGCCGGAGTTCGAG CTCCCGGAGCCACTGACGGGGAAGCTCTGGACATTGGATGATTTTGAGGGCAACCCTGCACTGCTG GTTATGTTCATATGCAATCACTGTCCATTTGTAAAACATCTGAAAAAGGATATTGCAAAACTCACCTCTTTCTACATGGAG AAAGGACTTGGTGCTGTTGCCATATCGTCGAACTCAATAAGGACACATCCCCAG GATGGTCCAGAACGCATGGCTGAAGAAGCAAAATTGTTCAAATATCCTTTCCCATATCTTTATGATGAG TCTCAAGAAGTAGCTAAAGCTTTTGGAGCAGTCTGCACGCCAGAGTTTTACTTGTTTAAAAAG CAGGATGGACGAAGGCCTTTTGAACTTTTCTACCATGGACAGTTTGATGATTCGAGACCCAGTAACAATGTGCCAGTAACTGGAAG GGATCTAAGCCGTGCAATTGACTGTGCGCTCAGTGGCCAAGAATTGCCTTTCGTAGAAAAACCTAG TGTTGGATGCAGCATCAAGTGGCACCCATGA
- the LOC101778207 gene encoding glutamate receptor 2.8, whose protein sequence is MERATQTILFLILFVHHSAAQNATKNGEFPIGVILDLDTLVAKIARTSIQMALEDFYAAHKNYNTKLVLHIRDSYSNNIQAASAALDLLDNHNVQVIIGPQKSSQASFVSDLGNKTQVPVISFTATSPSISSGSLPYFVRATLNDSAQVNTIASLIKAYGWRQVVPIYEDTEYGKGIIPYLIDALQEIDVRIPYRSVIPLSASSEQITLELYKLMTMQTRVFLVHMSSALASKLFTKAKEVGMMNKGFVWIMTDGITNIIDSLNPSVVEAMNGALGIKFYVPKSEELDNFTVKWNRKFQIDNPNDPPLKLSIFGLWGYDTIWAVAQAVEKVWINNRTSFQKPAVPRISTSMDILGASAYGPELLKTILQNKFRGLSGYFDLSDKQLQVSTFQIINVIGKEWREIGFWTTENGIPQQLNHGKTDYRNLSISHPNSVIWPGKSTEIPKGWEIPVSGKKLQVGVHRSMYPEFMTNEKNPITGITKASGFSVDIFEEAVKRLPYALPYEYVAFDDNNDSGRSGYNDFVYQVYLKKYDIAIGDITISSNRTSYVDFTVPYTESGVAMVVPYKNSSNKNTLVLLKPLSSELWIKSSLLVIYTGVVVWLLEFLGNKTKANRTIAGKLGITAFFSLFGDKDRVERVLSRIVLIVWVFCFLFLGTSYTANLTTLLTIQQLSTNVTDFNALQKSGEHVGYRTGSYVGNLLEQLGFDKSKIKPYNSREAIEIALSVGSKNGGIAAYVHEVPYIKVFLAEHSQEYTMVGPHYKTAGFGFALPKGSPLLGDISKAILDIVEGDTIIQIRNKWRVSQDKYSNIVPASVPDPLTTDKFMAPFLLSAVVSTSSLLIAVIIYLHEKKNKRMTSMQGDQNKDGVEVKYKTQDGNKRGIVEENEQLEAGRDQNDQKQEETGSAAIYRSEKILHSRVVPI, encoded by the exons ATGGAGAGAGCAACTCAAACCATCCTATTCCTAATACTCTTCGTCCACCACTCTGCAGCTCAAAATGCCACAAAAAATGGTGAATTCCCTATTGGAGTGATATTGGACTTAGATACGCTGGTGGCAAAAATAGCACGGACCAGCATTCAGATGGCTCTGGAAGATTTTTATGCAGCTCACAAAAACTACAACACAAAGCTAGTGCTTCACATCAGGGATTCCTATAGCAATAACATCCAAGCTGCATCAGCAG CTCTTGACCTGCTGGACAATCATAACGTGCAAGTTATCATAGGCCCACAAAAATCTTCGCAAGCTTCTTTTGTATCAGATCTTGGGAATAAGACTCAGGTCCCTGTCATATCCTTCACAGCAACAAGCCCGTCCATTTCCTCTGGCAGTCTTCCATACTTTGTCCGTGCAACATTGAATGACTCTGCACAAGTGAATACCATTGCCTCCTTAATCAAAGCCTATGGGTGGAGACAGGTTGTGCCTATTTACGAAGATACTGAGTATGGTAAAGGTATCATTCCATATCTCATTGATGCCCTCCAAGAAATTGATGTCCGCATTCCCTATCGGAGCGTGATCCCTCTGTCAGCATCGAGTGAACAAATCACTCTGGAACTCTATAAGTTGATGACAATGCAAACTAGGGTCTTCCTTGTACATATGTCATCTGCTTTGGCCTCAAAACTCTTCACAAAGGCGAAAGAGGTTGGTATGATGAATAAAGGATTTGTATGGATCATGACAGATGGCATAACCAATATCATAGACTCGCTGAACCCGTCAGTCGTGGAAGCAATGAATGGTGCCTTGGGCATCAAGTTTTATGTTCCTAAATCAGAGGAACTTGACAACTTCACTGTAAAATGGAACAGAAAATTCCAAATAGACAATCCAAATGATCCTCCATTGAAACTAAGCATATTTGGACTGTGGGGCTATGATACTATATGGGCAGTAGCGCAAGCAGTTGAAAAGGTTTGGATTAACAATAGGACATCATTCCAAAAACCAGCAGTTCCCAGAATCTCAACAAGCATGGACATCCTGGGAGCTTCAGCGTATGGACCAGAGCTCTTAAAGACCATTTTGCAAAACAAATTTAGAGGTTTAAGTGGCTACTTTGACCTTTCAGACAAGCAGCTGCAAGTCTCCACATTTCAAATAATAAATGTTATTGGTAAGGAATGGAGGGAAATTGGGTTCTGGACAACAGAAAATGGAATTCCACAGCAGTTAAACCATGGCAAAACAGATTATCGAAATCTGTCAATTTCTCATCCAAACAGTGTGATTTGGCCAGGAAAATCAACAGAGATACCCAAAGGGTGGGAAATTCCAGTAAGTGGGAAAAAACTTCAAGTTGGAGTGCACAGAAGTATGTATCCAGAATTTATGACAAATGAAAAGAATCCTATCACAGGGATAACTAAAGCAAGTGGCTTTTCAGTTGATATTTTTGAAGAGGCAGTGAAAAGACTTCCCTATGCATTACCTTATGAGTATGTGGCCTTCGACGATAATAATGACTCAGGGCGTTCAGGCTATAATGATTTTGTGTACCAAGTTTATCTCAAG AAATATGACATAGCTATTGGGGACATAACAATCAGTTCTAACCGAACTTCCTATGTCGACTTCACTGTACCATACACAGAATCGGGAGTGGCAATGGTTGTTCCATACAAAAACAGCAGCAATAAAAACACATTGGTCCTCTTGAAGCCACTATCAAGTGAACTGTGGATCAAAAGCAGTCTTTTAGTTATCTACACAGGGGTTGTTGTTTGGTTATTGGAGTTTCTAGGCAACAAGACAAAGGCCAATCGGACAATTGCTGGCAAGCTTGGAATTACAGCATTCTTCTCTCTGTTTGGAGACA AGGACAGAGTGGAACGCGTCCTATCTCGGATAGTTTTGATTGTATGGGTATTTTGCTTCCTTTTTCTTGGGACATCTTACACTGCAAACTTGACAACGCTTCTAACTATACAACAGCTAAGTACAAATGTAACTGATTTCAATGCACTCCAGAAAAGTGGGGAACATGTAGGCTACCGTACTGGCAGCTATGTCGGGAATCTACTAGAACAGCTCGGTTTTGATAAATCAAAGATCAAGCCCTATAATAGCCGAGAAGCAATCGAAATTGCACTCTCCGTGGGAAGCAAAAATGGTGGTATTGCTGCCTATGTGCATGAAGTCCCATACATCAAAGTATTTCTAGCAGAGCACAGCCAGGAGTACACTATGGTTGGACCACATTACAAGACAGCAGGTTTTGGATTT GCATTACCTAAAGGATCTCCTCTACTTGGAGACATCTCAAAGGCAATTCTTGACATAGTAGAGGGGGATACTATTATTCAAATTAGGAATAAATGGCGTGTATCTCAAGACAAATACAGCAACATTGTCCCTGCATCTGTTCCTGATCCACTCACCACTGATAAGTTTATGGCTCCATTCCTGCTTTCTGCAGTTGTCTCAACTTCTTCCCTTTTGATAGCTGTCATCATTTACTTGCATGAAAAGAAGAACAAGCGAATGACCAGTATGCAAGGTGATCAAAATAAAGATGGAGTAGAAGTAAAATACAAAACACAAGATGGAAACAAAAGAGGCATAGTCGAAGAAAATGAACAGCTTGAAGCAGGCAGAGATCAAAATGATCAGAAACAAGAGGAAACAGGTTCAGCTGCCATTTATAGGAGCGAAAAAATTCTTCATTCAAGAGTGGTACCCATATAA
- the LOC111256227 gene encoding uncharacterized protein LOC111256227, giving the protein MPPTGSCATATSVAPRPRRAAAPGGRRDVLGSRSGWAASSDVDGGGDVGVGGELSDLDGAATLAAGGGGGVSGALAPRAAVELQPTLSLPLRRSCSASSAEGSPSPWDTQHQQRGEPAVDRRRGEHARGVRVKVARPRPASDEMQRPPPARRAYVRQRHHPQPVQEEALGSPPLKVGAPRVRAHLRPPRLRLAHPLAVFFVEHNFLPQVTTCARGTGEKIDVRVRKER; this is encoded by the coding sequence ATGCCGCCGACAGGGAGCTGCGCAACGGCGACGAGTGTAGCCCCCAGGCCTCGGCGCGCGGCCGCTCCCGGTGGCAGGCGGGACGTGCTGGGGAGCCGCAGTGGCTGGGCTGCGAGCTCTGACGTCGACGGCGGGggcgacgtcggcgtcggcggtgaGCTCTCAGACCTCGACGGCGCGGCCACGcttgcggccggcggcgggggcggcgtcAGCGGCGCACTTGCCCCAagggccgcggtggagctccaGCCGACGCTGTCGCTCCCGCTGCGGCGGAGCTGCTCGGCGAGCTCCGCGGAGGGGTCGCCGAGCCCCTGGGACACGCAGCACCAGCAGCGCGGTGAGCCCGCCGTGGACCGGCGGCGCGGTGAGCATGCTCGCGGCGTCCGCGTCAAGGTCGCTCGACCTCGCCCAGCGTCGGATGAGATGCAGAGGCCGCCGCCCGCACGGCGCGCCTACGTCCGTCAGCGTCACCATCCCCAGCCTGTCCAGGAAGAAGCTCTCGGGTCTCCACCTCTGAAAGTGGGAGCTCCTCGTGTTCGTGCTCATCTGCGGCCGCCTCGTCTCCGGCTGGCTCATCCGCTTGCCGTCTTCTTCGTGGAGCACAACTTCCTGCCACAGGTCACAACATGTGCGAGAGGGACGGGTGAGAAGATAGATGTGAGAGTGAGAAAAGAAAGATAG
- the LOC101777800 gene encoding glutamate receptor 2.8: MVLAETPREETTKTVYITDTGLQVDSANLAAPQMEIATRVILLLLLSAGIGVAQNASGGGAHEVHVGVILDLGSLVGKIAITSISLALEDFYAAHQNYSTKLVLHIRDSTSDDVQAAAQALDLLENYKVETIIGPEKSSQAIFISDLGTKSHVPIISFTATSPTLSPSSLPYFVRATLNDSAQVSCIASTIKAYGWRKAVPIYEDTEYGRGIIPYLIDVLQEDSVHVPYRSVIPQSATSEQITKELYKLMTMQTRVYIVHMSSALASTLFIKAKEVGMMKKGYVWIITGGVTNLIDSLHPSVVESMNGALGIHFYVPKSTELNNFTTRWNIRYQIDNPTDPLPKLNIFGLWNYDTIWAVAQAAEKVGLANATFRKPVSKQKSTDLEALETSSNGPELLKEILQSKFIGLSGRFDLSDRQLAVSTFQIINIIGRGWREIGFWKAQNGLSRRLNQSQSTTNLLPDLNPVIWPGESIDIPRGFEVPASGKKLRVGVRSSGYQQFIKVEKDQFTGATKATGLSVDVFEEAVKILPYAVPYEYVLFGSPEDTSSGSYDDFVYQVHLKVYDIVIGDITIRYNRTFYADFTVPYTESGIAMVVPVKDSVKKNTWIFLKPLTPGMWLGSIVFFIYTGVVVLSLEFLGNNKHVRGTIPRQLGIMIFFPLFEEKEIVERLLSRIVMIVWLCFLLVVTSSYTANLTSMLTVQQLQPTVNDIQELLKRGEIVGYHRGSYVKGLLEELGFDRSKIKPYDTPDDFHNALSRGSSNGGIAALLHEVPYIKLFLANHCKGYTMVGPIYKAAGFGYALAKGNPLLGDISKAMLNVTGGDTMVQIEKKWMGYQNDCQNVGPVTGSSSLTFANFRGLFILTGAASTSSLFIALIIYAYKKQHRSTKLMQNDNKQVGKNRTDEENNEPQEGNQGVVTEECVQFSGDGEENQRLHEQTGSEQVYDRNPNTSTAACDGSAAIRRGQPSTVLQAEST, from the exons ATGGTGCTGGCAGAAACACCTCGGGAAGAGACTACTAAAACAGTCTATATAACTGATACGGGGTTGCAAGTAGATTCTGCAAACCTGGCAGCTCCCCAGATGGAGATAGCAACCAGAGTCATCCTGCTCCTCTTGCTATCAGCTGGCATTGGTGTAGCACAAAATGCTTCTGGAGGAGGAGCACATGAGGTCCATGTTGGAGTTATCCTTGACTTGGGGTCCTTGGTCGGCAAAATAGCAATTACCAGCATTTCATTGGCTCTAGAGGACTTCTATGCTGCCCACCAGAACTATAGCACAAAGCTTGTTCTCCACATCAGGGATTCCACGAGTGATGATGTCCAGGCTGCAGCTCAAG CTCTTGACTTGCTGGAAAATTACAAAGTAGAAACTATCATTGGTCCTGAGAAATCTTCACAAGCTATATTTATCTCAGACCTCGGAACTAAAAGTCATGTTCCAATCATCTCGTTCACTGCAACAAGCCCAACTCTATCCCCTAGCAGTCTTCCATATTTTGTCCGAGCAACACTAAATGACTCAGCACAAGTGAGCTGCATTGCCTCAACTATCAAGGCATATGGATGGAGAAAGGCGGTGCCTATCTATGAAGACACTGAATATGGCAGAGGTATCATACCATACCTTATCGATGTCCTCCAAGAAGATAGTGTGCATGTTCCTTACCGCAGTGTGATTCCTCAGTCAGCAACTAGTGAACAAATTACCAAAGAACTATACAAGTTAATGACAATGCAAACAAGGGTCTATATTGTGCACATGTCCTCGGCGTTGGCCTCCACCCTCTTCATAAAGGCAAAAGAAGTAGGAATGATGAAAAAAGGATATGTATGGATCATAACCGGTGGAGTAACCAATCTCATAGATTCTCTGCATCCTTCTGTCGTGGAATCAATGAACGGTGCCTTGGGTATCCACTTTTATGTTCCCAAATCAACAGAACTGAACAACTTCACTACAAGGTGGAATATTAGGTACCAAATTGACAACCCGACTGATCCACTGCCGAAATTGAACATATTTGGACTCTGGAACTATGATACAATCTGGGCAGTAGCACAAGCTGCGGAAAAGGTTGGACTTGCCAATGCCACATTTCGAAAACCAGTATCCAAACAAAAATCAACAGACTTGGAAGCCTTGGAAACATCTAGTAATGGTCCAGAACTCTTGAAGGAAATCTTGCAGAGTAAATTTATAGGTTTGAGTGGCAGGTTTGACCTTTCAGATAGGCAGCTTGCTGTTTCAACATTTCAAATAATAAATATAATTGGGAGAGGATGGAGAGAAATTGGATTTTGGAAAGCACAAAATGGACTTTCACGGAGATTAAATCAATCACAATCAACAACAAACTTACTGCCAGATCTTAATCCTGTGATCTGGCCAGGAGAATCCATAGACATACCTCGAGGCTTTGAGGTTCCTGCAAGTGGGAAGAAACTTCGAGTTGGTGTACGCTCAAGTGGATATCAACAATTTATAAAGGTTGAGAAGGATCAATTCACAGGTGCAACTAAAGCAACTGGGCTTTCAGTGGATGTATTTGAAGAGGCAGTAAAGATACTTCCATATGCAGTGCCTTATGAATATGTATTATTTGGTTCTCCAGAGGATACAAGTAGTGGAAGCTATGATGATTTTGTCTATCAAGTTCATCTTAAG GTATACGATATAGTAATTGGAGATATAACAATCAGGTATAACCGAACTTTCTATGCTGACTTTACTGTGCCATACACAGAATCAGGGATAGCAATGGTGGTTCCTGTGAAAGACAGTGTAAAAAAGAACACATGGATTTTCTTGAAGCCACTAACACCTGGCATGTGGCTAGGGAGCATTGTGTTCTTTATCTACACTGGTGTAGTGGTATTATCATTGGAGTTTCTAGGCAACAACAAGCATGTCCGTGGAACAATTCCCAGACAGCTGGGAATTATGATATTTTTCCCCCTATTTGAAGAGA AAGAGATTGTGGAACGCCTTTTATCTCGGATAGTGATGATTGTATGGCTGTGTTTTCTTCTGGTAGTTACATCAAGTTACACAGCAAACTTGACATCAATGTTGACTGTACAACAGCTTCAACCTACTGTAAATGATATCCAAGAACTACTAAAACGTGGAGAAATTGTAGGATACCATCGTGGCTCATATGTCAAGGGACTTCTGGAAGAACTCGGTTTTGATAGATCCAAGATCAAGCCCTATGATACCCCTGATGATTTTCATAATGCACTTTCAAGAGGAAGCAGCAATGGTGGTATTGCTGCCCTCTTGCATGAAGTTCCATACATTAAATTGTTCCTTGCAAACCACTGCAAAGGTTACACTATGGTTGGACCAATTTATAAGGCTGCAGGTTTTGGATAT GCACTTGCAAAGGGAAATCCTCTACTTGGTGACATCTCAAAGGCAATGCTCAATGTAACAGGGGGAGATACTATGGTTCAAATTGAGAAAAAATGGATGGGATACCAAAATGACTGCCAGAATGTGGGTCCTGTCACAGGTTCAAGCAGCCTCACCTTTGCCAACTTTAGGGGACTATTCATCCTAACTGGAGCTGCTTCAACTTCTTCTCTTTTTATAGCATTGATAATTTATGCCTACAAGAAGCAGCATAGGTCAACAAAACTCATGCAAAATGATAACAAGCAAGTAGGAAAAAACAGAACAGATGAAGAAAATAATGAGCCTCAAGAAGGAAATCAAGGAGTAGTAACTGAGGAATGTGTCCAGTTTAGtggagatggggaagaaaaccAACGGCTGCATGAGCAAACTGGTTCAGAACAGGTGTATGACAGAAATCCAAACACAAGCACAGCTGCTTGCGATGGTTCGGCTGCCATTCGCAGGGGTCAACCAAGCACTGTTTTGCAAGCAGAATCCACGTGA
- the LOC111256345 gene encoding uncharacterized protein LOC111256345: MHAQQQSLYASADEFQDLIKQVLSWDIRSISQRIRPHQVNMEGNADANCSREADEDHEGTASSGVVYHLHLEGIDVSYRIDQGSNIVVEDAALLPGAMGNQNRHGYLVWRDKLGSDVS, from the exons ATGCATGCA CAGCAGCAGTCGCTCTACGCTTCAGCAGACGAGTTCCAGGATCTGATCAAGCAGGTCCTCTCCTGGGACATCAGGTCGATCTCACAGCGGATCCGCCCCCACCAAGTGAACATGGAAGGCAATGCCGATGCCAATTGCAGCAGAGAAGCTGATGAGGACCACGAGGGCACAGCAAGCTCAGGCGTCGTCTACCACCTCCATCTTGAAGGCATTGATGTGTCGTACAGGATAGACCAAGGCTCTAACATCGTCGTCGAGGACGCGGCACTCCTTCCCGGTGCCATGGGAAACCAGAACCGACATGGTTACTTGGTGTGGAGGGATAAACTTGGCAGCGACGTTTCATAG
- the LOC101771408 gene encoding uncharacterized protein LOC101771408 isoform X2 gives MSLAVAGARASLLPSPLAASSSRARLLALPPRHRRPHGSLASPPAAGRRRLRVRMARTETTGVAVGFRAPEFELPEPLTGKLWTLDDFEGNPALLVMFICNHCPFVKHLKKDIAKLTSFYMEKGLGAVAISSNSIRTHPQDGPERMAEEAKLFKYPFPYLYDESQEVAKAFGAVCTPEFYLFKKDGRRPFELFYHGQFDDSRPSNNVPVTGRDLSRAIDCALSGQELPFVEKPSVGCSIKWHP, from the exons ATGTCCctggccgtcgccggcgcgcgggcctcactcctcccctcccccctcgcgGCCTCCTCGTCCCGCGCGCGGCTCCTCGCGCTcccgccccgccaccgccgcccgcacggctccctcgcctcgccgccggccgcgggcaGGCGCCGGCTCCGGGTGCGCATGGCCAGGACGGAGACcaccggcgtcgccgtcggcttCCGCGCGCCGGAGTTCGAG CTCCCGGAGCCACTGACGGGGAAGCTCTGGACATTGGATGATTTTGAGGGCAACCCTGCACTGCTG GTTATGTTCATATGCAATCACTGTCCATTTGTAAAACATCTGAAAAAGGATATTGCAAAACTCACCTCTTTCTACATGGAG AAAGGACTTGGTGCTGTTGCCATATCGTCGAACTCAATAAGGACACATCCCCAG GATGGTCCAGAACGCATGGCTGAAGAAGCAAAATTGTTCAAATATCCTTTCCCATATCTTTATGATGAG TCTCAAGAAGTAGCTAAAGCTTTTGGAGCAGTCTGCACGCCAGAGTTTTACTTGTTTAAAAAG GATGGACGAAGGCCTTTTGAACTTTTCTACCATGGACAGTTTGATGATTCGAGACCCAGTAACAATGTGCCAGTAACTGGAAG GGATCTAAGCCGTGCAATTGACTGTGCGCTCAGTGGCCAAGAATTGCCTTTCGTAGAAAAACCTAG TGTTGGATGCAGCATCAAGTGGCACCCATGA